The Georgenia faecalis genome includes a window with the following:
- a CDS encoding YifB family Mg chelatase-like AAA ATPase: MGLGRTWSVALVGLTGHLVEVEAHAADGLPAFTLVGLPDASLSEARERVRAAVASCSIAWPARRRTINLSPASLPKAGSGFDLAIAVACLAAGGLPGAAEAGRVVHLGELGLDGRVHPVRGVLPAVAAAVAAGRADVVVPEGNAAEAELVPGARVHAVEHLAEVVLRYGGEARWPAAGHAAPPAPTASPPRARPPDLADVLGQDEARFALEVAAAGGHHLLLIGPPGAGKTMLAARLPGLLPDLSDAEAVEVTSVHSVAGTFDAAGGLLRRPPYEDPHHTATPAAVIGGGSGVPRPGAASRAHRGVLFLDEAPEFSPRVLETLRQPLEHGELVLHRARGAARYPARFQLVLAANPCPCGKAVGKGLACTCTAMARRRYLARLSGPLLDRIDIQVEVDAVTRAVLALAGPVEPSATVAERVARARAVQQERLAGTPWRTNAEVPGTWLRRHEGGLTRPVRTDLERALETGSLSLRGMDRVLRLAWTLADLGGRDRPGTDEVGAALSLRTRGGHHG; encoded by the coding sequence ATGGGGCTCGGGCGGACGTGGTCCGTCGCCCTCGTGGGCCTGACGGGCCACCTCGTCGAGGTGGAGGCGCACGCCGCCGACGGGCTGCCGGCCTTCACCCTCGTCGGCCTGCCCGACGCGTCGCTGTCCGAGGCGCGCGAGCGGGTGCGGGCCGCCGTCGCCTCGTGCTCCATCGCCTGGCCGGCCCGACGGCGCACCATCAACCTCTCACCGGCATCCCTGCCCAAGGCGGGCTCGGGGTTCGACCTCGCCATCGCCGTCGCCTGCCTCGCCGCCGGCGGCCTGCCGGGGGCCGCCGAGGCCGGGCGGGTCGTGCACCTCGGCGAGCTCGGGCTCGACGGGCGGGTGCACCCCGTCCGCGGGGTGCTGCCGGCAGTCGCCGCGGCGGTGGCGGCCGGGCGCGCCGACGTCGTCGTCCCCGAGGGGAACGCCGCCGAGGCGGAGCTCGTCCCGGGGGCGCGGGTGCACGCCGTCGAGCACCTCGCGGAGGTCGTCCTGCGCTACGGCGGCGAGGCGCGGTGGCCGGCCGCCGGGCACGCCGCGCCGCCCGCGCCGACGGCGTCCCCGCCCCGGGCGCGCCCCCCTGACCTGGCGGACGTGCTGGGGCAGGACGAGGCCCGGTTCGCCCTGGAGGTGGCTGCGGCCGGTGGGCACCACCTCCTGCTCATCGGCCCGCCCGGCGCCGGCAAGACGATGCTCGCCGCGCGCCTGCCCGGCCTCCTGCCGGACCTGTCGGACGCCGAGGCCGTCGAGGTGACGTCGGTGCACTCCGTGGCGGGGACGTTCGACGCCGCCGGTGGGCTGCTGCGCCGCCCGCCGTACGAGGACCCCCACCACACCGCCACCCCCGCGGCGGTCATCGGCGGGGGGTCCGGCGTGCCGCGCCCCGGCGCCGCGTCACGGGCGCACCGCGGGGTCCTCTTCCTCGACGAGGCGCCGGAGTTCTCCCCGCGCGTGCTCGAGACGCTGCGCCAGCCGCTCGAGCACGGTGAGCTCGTCCTCCACCGGGCCCGCGGTGCCGCCCGCTACCCCGCCCGGTTCCAGCTCGTCCTCGCCGCCAACCCGTGCCCGTGCGGGAAGGCGGTGGGCAAGGGGCTCGCCTGCACGTGCACGGCGATGGCGCGGCGGCGCTACCTCGCCCGGCTCAGCGGCCCGCTGCTGGACCGGATCGACATCCAGGTGGAGGTCGACGCCGTCACCCGGGCCGTCCTCGCCCTCGCCGGACCGGTCGAGCCGAGTGCCACCGTCGCCGAGCGGGTCGCGCGGGCCCGGGCGGTGCAGCAGGAGCGCCTGGCGGGGACCCCCTGGCGGACCAACGCCGAGGTCCCGGGCACGTGGCTGCGCCGGCACGAGGGCGGCCTCACCCGGCCGGTGCGCACGGACCTGGAACGGGCGCTGGAGACCGGGTCCCTCAGCCTGCGCGGCATGGACCGGGTCCTGCGGCTGGCCTGGACGCTGGCCGACCTCGGC
- a CDS encoding YraN family protein: MGAKDAVGAYGERVAVQRLKAAGFEVLDRNWRCDAGELDIVARDPEADEIVFVEVKTRTGTAFGHPAEAVVGAKLARLRRLAARWLVLHDVHASGVRIDVVAVWPQPSGPARVEHLRAVA, from the coding sequence ATGGGAGCCAAGGACGCCGTCGGGGCGTACGGGGAGCGGGTCGCGGTCCAGCGCCTGAAGGCGGCGGGGTTCGAGGTGCTCGACCGAAACTGGCGGTGCGACGCCGGGGAGCTCGACATCGTCGCCCGCGACCCGGAGGCCGACGAGATCGTCTTCGTCGAGGTGAAGACCCGCACCGGCACGGCCTTCGGGCACCCCGCGGAAGCCGTCGTCGGGGCGAAGCTCGCGCGGCTGCGCCGGCTGGCTGCCCGGTGGCTCGTGCTCCACGACGTCCACGCCTCGGGCGTGCGCATCGACGTCGTCGCCGTCTGGCCGCAGCCGTCGGGGCCGGCGCGCGTGGAACACCTGCGGGCGGTGGCCTGA
- a CDS encoding TetR-like C-terminal domain-containing protein: MSADVDAELPGAPDGAGGAVGSRGTGGPGPRPRGRGRRPADEVRADVLRTVGDLVLREGVVDLTFERVARLSGVSKTTLYKWWPSRGALALDGYVHAVQPTLAFADTGDVRADLRRQLGAFAGVMATAGGRALLQLIGQSQTDVDLATAYRALYSSVRRRLAGERLEQARALGQIRADVDVQVLVDQLWGAVYHRLLVPDEPVTDEFLDAVVDNLFRGIAPR, from the coding sequence ATGAGCGCGGACGTCGACGCCGAGCTGCCCGGCGCACCGGACGGGGCCGGGGGCGCCGTGGGTTCCCGTGGGACCGGTGGGCCGGGTCCCCGCCCGCGCGGCCGGGGCCGCCGCCCCGCCGACGAGGTCCGGGCCGACGTCCTGCGCACGGTCGGCGACCTCGTCCTGCGGGAGGGTGTCGTCGACCTCACGTTCGAGCGGGTCGCGCGGCTGTCCGGCGTGAGCAAGACGACGCTGTACAAGTGGTGGCCCTCACGGGGCGCGCTGGCCCTGGACGGCTACGTCCACGCGGTGCAGCCGACCCTCGCCTTCGCGGACACCGGCGACGTCCGGGCCGACCTGCGGCGCCAGCTCGGGGCCTTCGCCGGCGTCATGGCGACCGCCGGCGGGCGGGCCCTGCTCCAGCTCATCGGCCAGTCCCAGACGGACGTCGACCTGGCCACCGCCTACCGGGCGCTGTACTCCTCGGTCCGGCGCCGTCTCGCGGGCGAGCGCCTCGAGCAGGCCCGGGCGCTCGGCCAGATCCGCGCCGACGTCGACGTGCAGGTCCTCGTCGACCAGCTGTGGGGCGCGGTCTACCACCGCCTCCTCGTGCCGGACGAGCCGGTCACCGACGAGTTCCTCGACGCCGTCGTCGACAACCTGTTCCGAGGTATCGCGCCGCGCTGA
- a CDS encoding SDR family oxidoreductase, with the protein MSTEERVALVTGGSGGIGRAVVERLAADGIAVAVHYAGHRDRAEQVVDAITGSGGRALAVGGDVADEVAMAAAFDAVVDAFGGLDVVVNTAGIMLLSPIATLDLADLDRMHRTNVRGTFVVSQLAANRLRRGGALVNVSTTVTRTQLPTYGAYAASKAAVEGMTLILARELRGRDITVNAVAPGPTATPLFLDGKDEATVRALAQASPLERLGTPADAAEMIAFLAGPGRWVNGQVLFVNGGFA; encoded by the coding sequence GGGGTCGGGCGGCATCGGCCGCGCGGTCGTCGAACGCCTCGCGGCGGACGGCATCGCCGTCGCGGTCCATTACGCAGGGCACCGCGACCGGGCCGAGCAGGTCGTCGACGCCATCACCGGCTCGGGGGGCCGGGCCCTCGCGGTCGGCGGCGACGTCGCCGACGAGGTCGCCATGGCAGCGGCGTTCGACGCTGTCGTGGACGCCTTCGGTGGGCTCGACGTCGTCGTCAACACGGCGGGGATCATGCTCCTGTCGCCCATCGCGACGCTCGACCTGGCCGACCTCGACCGGATGCACCGGACCAACGTCCGGGGGACGTTCGTCGTCTCCCAGCTGGCCGCGAACCGCCTGCGTCGCGGCGGGGCGCTGGTCAACGTCTCGACCACGGTCACGCGCACGCAGCTGCCGACCTACGGGGCGTACGCGGCCTCGAAGGCGGCGGTGGAGGGCATGACGCTGATCCTCGCGCGGGAACTGCGCGGCAGGGACATCACGGTCAATGCGGTCGCCCCCGGCCCGACTGCCACGCCGCTGTTCCTCGACGGCAAGGATGAGGCGACGGTCCGGGCCCTGGCCCAGGCGTCGCCCCTCGAGCGGCTGGGCACCCCTGCTGACGCCGCCGAGATGATCGCGTTCCTCGCCGGCCCCGGGCGCTGGGTCAACGGACAGGTCCTCTTCGTCAACGGCGGCTTCGCGTGA